The Austwickia sp. genome includes a region encoding these proteins:
- a CDS encoding DUF3046 domain-containing protein: MRLTEFWRLMEDEFGPARARMLADHQSLTSLGSVPASVAIARGESLKQVWRAMCAEMNVPQERWFGKDRPIRRG; the protein is encoded by the coding sequence GTGCGGCTGACGGAGTTCTGGCGGTTGATGGAGGACGAGTTCGGCCCTGCCCGAGCCCGGATGCTCGCCGATCATCAGTCCCTGACGTCGCTGGGGAGCGTGCCGGCGAGCGTGGCCATCGCGAGGGGCGAATCGCTGAAGCAGGTCTGGCGGGCCATGTGCGCCGAGATGAACGTCCCGCAGGAGCGTTGGTTCGGCAAGGACCGACCGATCCGCCGCGGCTGA
- the recA gene encoding recombinase RecA, giving the protein MGRCEMAAATADQKQKSLDAVMAQIEKSHGKGAVMRLGDDVRPPIEVIPTGSIALDVALGIGGLPRGRIVEIYGPESSGKTTVALHAVASAQKAGGIAAFIDAEHALDPEYAKKLGVDTDALLVSQPDTGEQALEIADMLIRSGALDIIVIDSVAALVPRAEIEGEMGDSHVGLQARLMSQALRKITGALNSTGTTAIFINQLREKIGVMFGSPETTTGGKALKFYASVRLDVRRIETLKDGSDAVGNRTRCKVVKNKVSPPFKQAEFDIIYGQGISREGGLIDMGVEHGFVRKSGAWYTYEGDQLGQGKENARNFLRDNPELADELERKIKAKLGVGPGLPQDGAPDAAPGATSGLGLGNSKDEVPLADVPVAF; this is encoded by the coding sequence ATGGGCAGGTGCGAGATGGCTGCTGCAACGGCAGATCAGAAGCAGAAGTCGCTGGACGCCGTGATGGCGCAGATCGAGAAGTCGCATGGCAAGGGCGCGGTGATGCGGCTCGGCGACGACGTACGGCCTCCGATCGAGGTGATTCCGACCGGATCGATCGCGCTCGATGTGGCTCTTGGCATCGGCGGACTCCCGCGTGGCCGGATCGTCGAGATCTACGGGCCGGAGTCCTCCGGCAAGACCACCGTCGCCCTGCACGCCGTGGCGAGCGCGCAGAAGGCCGGCGGGATCGCGGCCTTCATCGACGCCGAGCACGCCCTGGACCCCGAATACGCCAAGAAGCTCGGCGTCGACACCGATGCGCTGCTGGTCAGCCAGCCGGACACCGGCGAACAAGCGCTGGAGATCGCGGACATGCTGATCCGCTCCGGGGCGCTCGACATCATCGTCATCGACTCGGTGGCGGCGCTGGTGCCGCGCGCGGAGATCGAGGGGGAGATGGGCGACTCCCACGTGGGTCTGCAGGCCCGCCTCATGAGCCAGGCGCTGCGCAAGATCACGGGCGCGCTCAACAGCACCGGGACGACCGCCATCTTCATCAACCAGCTGCGCGAGAAGATCGGCGTGATGTTCGGCTCGCCCGAGACGACGACCGGTGGCAAGGCGCTGAAGTTCTACGCGTCGGTGCGGCTCGACGTCCGGCGGATCGAGACGCTCAAGGACGGTTCCGACGCGGTGGGCAACCGGACCCGCTGCAAGGTGGTCAAGAACAAGGTGAGCCCGCCGTTCAAACAGGCCGAGTTCGACATCATCTACGGCCAGGGCATCTCCCGCGAGGGCGGCCTGATCGACATGGGCGTGGAGCACGGCTTCGTGCGCAAGTCGGGGGCTTGGTACACGTACGAGGGCGACCAACTCGGCCAGGGCAAGGAGAACGCGCGCAACTTCCTGCGCGACAACCCCGAGCTGGCTGACGAGCTCGAGCGCAAGATCAAGGCCAAGCTCGGCGTCGGACCGGGTCTTCCCCAGGACGGGGCGCCGGACGCCGCGCCGGGTGCGACGAGCGGGTTGGGGCTGGGGAACAGCAAGGATGAGGTTCCGCTGGCCGACGTCCCGGTCGCGTTCTAA
- a CDS encoding regulatory protein RecX translates to MAPRSRAELEKKLAQRGCAPEVARVVLDRMEEVGLVDDEAYAGMLVRSQRTGRGLARTALRVELRKKGVEAEVIEDAVAEVSDEEERAEARRLVEKKLRTMHGLPAQVQARRLAAMLGRKGYGSELSYAMVREALREAPEHQRD, encoded by the coding sequence ATGGCCCCCCGGTCCCGGGCGGAGCTGGAGAAGAAGCTGGCCCAGCGCGGCTGTGCTCCGGAGGTGGCCCGCGTGGTCCTCGACCGGATGGAAGAGGTGGGGCTGGTCGACGACGAGGCCTACGCCGGGATGCTCGTCCGCAGCCAGCGCACCGGTCGTGGCCTGGCGCGGACGGCACTGCGCGTCGAGCTGCGCAAGAAGGGCGTCGAGGCGGAGGTCATCGAGGACGCCGTGGCCGAGGTGTCCGACGAGGAGGAACGGGCGGAGGCACGCCGGCTGGTCGAGAAGAAGCTCCGCACCATGCACGGGCTGCCGGCTCAGGTCCAGGCCCGCCGTCTCGCCGCGATGCTCGGGCGTAAGGGTTACGGAAGCGAGCTGTCGTACGCCATGGTCCGGGAAGCCCTGCGCGAGGCGCCGGAACACCAGCGCGACTGA
- a CDS encoding antibiotic biosynthesis monooxygenase — protein MTTIKINAITVPEGGEEMVRRFAARAGAVDHFDGFEGFELLAPTDGRRVYLVVTRWRDEDSYAAWIGSEDFKGAHREFRPGAHGTAPAGPGEDPAPKPPMGLSAELWSYEVATRSTGGH, from the coding sequence ATGACGACGATCAAGATCAACGCGATCACCGTGCCCGAAGGCGGGGAGGAGATGGTCCGCCGGTTCGCCGCGCGGGCCGGCGCCGTGGACCACTTCGACGGGTTCGAGGGCTTCGAGCTGCTCGCACCCACCGACGGCCGACGGGTCTATCTCGTCGTGACGCGGTGGCGCGACGAGGACAGCTACGCCGCCTGGATCGGCTCGGAGGACTTCAAGGGGGCGCATCGGGAGTTCCGCCCGGGTGCCCATGGCACCGCCCCGGCGGGGCCGGGCGAGGACCCGGCGCCGAAGCCGCCCATGGGTCTGTCGGCCGAACTGTGGAGCTACGAGGTGGCCACCCGCAGTACCGGTGGCCACTGA
- the miaB gene encoding tRNA (N6-isopentenyl adenosine(37)-C2)-methylthiotransferase MiaB — protein MTRETTAPRTYEVRTHGCQMNVHDSERLAGLLEAAGYVDVASVPATDRPQTADVVVFNTCAVRENADNKLYGNLGQLRPAKTENPQMQIAVGGCMAQKDRATIVQRAPWVDVVFGTHNIGSLPALLDRARHNQRAEVEILEALETFPSTLPTRRDSAYAAWVSISVGCNNTCTYCIVPALRGKEQDRRQGDILAEARALVAEGVMEITLLGQNVNTYGVEFGDRAAFGKLLRACGDIEHLERVRFTSPHPAAFTSDVIDAMAETPNVMPSLHMPLQSGSDRVLREMKRSYRGERFLAIIDEVRGKIPDAAITTDIIVGFPGETDADFEDTLRVVEQARFAGAFTFQYSIRPGTPAATMADHVPKHVVQERFDRLVALQDEIAWAENRAFEGRTVEVLAARGEGRKDAATDRMSGRARDNRLVHFAVPAAARERGEVPRPGDMATVQVTYGAPHHLVADGALAGGPYAVRRTRGGDAWEATQDHPTDAPTGGPAVSLGLPRVGAPPPRP, from the coding sequence ATGACCCGCGAAACCACCGCACCCCGGACCTACGAGGTCCGCACCCACGGGTGCCAGATGAACGTCCACGACTCCGAGCGGCTGGCCGGGCTCCTGGAGGCGGCCGGCTATGTCGACGTGGCGAGCGTCCCGGCCACGGACCGTCCCCAGACCGCCGACGTCGTCGTCTTCAACACCTGCGCCGTGCGCGAGAACGCCGACAACAAGCTCTATGGCAACCTCGGCCAGCTGCGGCCCGCCAAGACCGAAAACCCGCAGATGCAGATCGCCGTCGGCGGCTGCATGGCGCAGAAGGATCGCGCCACGATCGTGCAGCGGGCGCCCTGGGTCGACGTCGTCTTCGGCACCCACAACATCGGCAGCCTGCCCGCCCTCCTCGACCGGGCCCGGCACAACCAGCGCGCCGAGGTCGAGATCCTCGAGGCCCTGGAGACCTTCCCCTCGACGCTGCCGACCCGGCGCGACTCGGCGTACGCCGCGTGGGTCTCGATCAGCGTCGGCTGCAACAACACGTGCACCTACTGCATCGTGCCCGCCCTGCGCGGCAAGGAGCAGGACCGCCGGCAGGGCGACATCCTCGCCGAGGCGCGGGCCCTGGTCGCCGAGGGCGTCATGGAAATCACGCTCCTGGGCCAGAACGTCAACACGTACGGCGTCGAGTTCGGCGACCGCGCGGCCTTCGGCAAGCTCCTGCGCGCCTGCGGGGACATCGAGCACCTGGAGCGGGTGCGCTTCACCAGCCCGCATCCGGCGGCGTTCACCAGCGACGTCATCGACGCGATGGCCGAAACGCCGAACGTCATGCCCAGCCTGCACATGCCCCTGCAGTCCGGTTCCGATCGGGTGCTGCGCGAGATGAAGCGCAGCTACCGCGGCGAGCGCTTCCTGGCGATCATCGACGAGGTCCGCGGCAAGATCCCCGATGCCGCGATCACGACTGACATCATCGTCGGCTTCCCCGGCGAGACGGACGCGGACTTCGAGGACACGCTGCGCGTGGTGGAGCAGGCGCGGTTCGCGGGGGCGTTCACGTTCCAGTACTCCATCCGCCCCGGCACCCCCGCCGCCACCATGGCCGACCACGTGCCCAAGCACGTGGTCCAGGAGCGGTTCGACCGGCTCGTGGCGCTGCAGGACGAGATCGCCTGGGCCGAGAACCGCGCCTTCGAGGGCCGCACGGTCGAGGTCCTCGCCGCGCGGGGGGAGGGCCGCAAGGACGCGGCCACCGACCGGATGAGCGGCCGGGCGCGGGACAACCGGCTGGTGCACTTCGCGGTGCCGGCGGCGGCCCGCGAGCGGGGCGAGGTCCCGCGGCCGGGTGACATGGCGACGGTGCAGGTGACGTATGGCGCCCCGCATCACCTCGTCGCGGACGGCGCCCTGGCGGGGGGTCCCTACGCCGTACGCCGTACGCGCGGTGGCGACGCCTGGGAGGCGACCCAGGACCACCCCACCGACGCACCGACCGGCGGCCCCGCGGTCAGCCTCGGCCTGCCCCGGGTGGGCGCCCCGCCGCCGCGCCCGTGA
- a CDS encoding antitoxin has translation MGIFDSAKEKLGQLSKNEGTTDQGLDKASEAAKGRLEGHDEHIDKAREMADGRLGDEGQPA, from the coding sequence ATGGGCATCTTCGACAGCGCCAAGGAAAAGCTCGGCCAGCTCAGCAAGAACGAGGGCACAACCGACCAGGGCCTGGACAAGGCCTCGGAGGCCGCCAAGGGTCGCCTTGAGGGTCACGACGAGCACATCGACAAGGCCCGCGAGATGGCCGACGGTCGCCTCGGCGACGAGGGCCAGCCGGCCTGA
- the miaA gene encoding tRNA (adenosine(37)-N6)-dimethylallyltransferase MiaA, which translates to MPARVVAVVGPTATGKSDLALALAERLGGEVVNADASQLYRGMDIGTAKLAPGQRRGIAHHQLDVLDITQDASVAAYQREARADIDAVLARGRSPIVCGGSGLYVRAALDVLQIPPTEPAVRAAWEARLAERGVAELYAELGRRDSVAAAAIDPRNGRRIVRALEVIELTGAPFSATMPRREYVLPTVQLGLRLDRAELDGRIEARAARMWRDGLLDEVRGLAARGLADTRTASRAVGYAQALAQLRGDVTEAEAIADTARATRRLARRQESWFGADPRVRWLDAEAAGATGAAGADLLAAALDRLA; encoded by the coding sequence ATGCCCGCGCGTGTCGTGGCGGTCGTCGGCCCGACCGCGACCGGCAAGTCGGACCTGGCGCTCGCGCTCGCCGAGCGGCTGGGCGGCGAGGTCGTCAACGCCGACGCGAGTCAGCTCTATCGCGGGATGGACATCGGCACCGCCAAGCTCGCGCCGGGCCAGCGGCGGGGCATCGCCCACCACCAGCTGGACGTTCTTGACATCACGCAGGACGCTTCGGTGGCCGCATATCAGCGCGAGGCCCGCGCTGATATCGATGCGGTCCTGGCGCGGGGGCGCAGCCCGATCGTTTGCGGCGGCTCCGGGCTCTACGTCCGGGCCGCGCTCGACGTGCTGCAGATCCCCCCGACGGAGCCCGCCGTGCGGGCCGCCTGGGAGGCCCGGCTCGCCGAGCGGGGGGTGGCCGAGTTGTACGCCGAGCTGGGGCGCCGTGACTCGGTCGCGGCCGCCGCCATCGACCCTCGGAACGGGCGCCGCATCGTGCGGGCCCTGGAGGTCATCGAGCTGACCGGGGCGCCGTTCTCGGCGACGATGCCGCGCCGGGAGTACGTGCTTCCGACCGTCCAGCTCGGCCTCCGCCTGGACCGGGCCGAACTGGACGGGCGCATCGAGGCCCGCGCCGCCCGGATGTGGCGCGACGGGCTCCTCGACGAGGTGCGTGGCTTGGCGGCGCGCGGTCTGGCGGACACCCGGACGGCCTCGCGCGCGGTGGGGTACGCCCAGGCGCTCGCCCAGCTCCGGGGAGACGTCACCGAGGCCGAGGCCATCGCGGACACCGCCCGCGCCACCCGGCGGCTCGCGCGGCGCCAGGAGTCGTGGTTCGGTGCCGACCCGCGGGTGCGCTGGCTGGACGCCGAGGCAGCCGGGGCCACCGGGGCCGCCGGGGCCGACCTGCTCGCGGCGGCCCTGGACCGCCTCGCGTAG
- a CDS encoding NUDIX hydrolase N-terminal domain-containing protein, producing MELTAHSQSGLAFCGNDFDAQRLHRIGALAGELMGLVAAGPLPPYEPRVAATAGYATPKVDVRGAVFDEAGRVLLVQELHDDGRWTLPGGWCDVLDTPTGAIEREVFEEAGLRVRARHLAAVCDREAWGHEPPFDVHVFKLFFVCDALEPLSDAYTSIETGGVGWFAVDDLPELSRSRIVPEQIRLLHRHWRDPGPAHVD from the coding sequence ATGGAGCTGACGGCCCATTCCCAGTCGGGACTGGCCTTTTGCGGCAACGACTTCGACGCCCAGCGGCTGCACCGCATCGGGGCGCTGGCCGGCGAGCTGATGGGACTGGTGGCCGCCGGGCCGCTCCCGCCGTACGAACCGCGGGTCGCCGCCACGGCCGGGTACGCGACACCCAAGGTGGACGTGCGCGGCGCGGTGTTCGACGAGGCCGGCCGGGTCCTGCTCGTCCAGGAGCTGCACGACGATGGCCGGTGGACCCTGCCCGGCGGCTGGTGCGACGTCCTCGACACCCCGACGGGCGCGATCGAACGGGAGGTCTTCGAGGAGGCCGGGCTGCGGGTGCGCGCCCGGCACCTCGCCGCGGTCTGCGACCGGGAGGCCTGGGGACACGAGCCGCCGTTCGACGTCCACGTGTTCAAGCTGTTCTTCGTGTGCGACGCCCTCGAGCCGCTGTCTGACGCCTACACGAGCATCGAGACCGGCGGCGTCGGGTGGTTCGCCGTGGACGACCTGCCGGAGCTGTCGCGGTCGCGGATCGTCCCGGAGCAGATCCGCCTGCTGCACCGGCACTGGCGCGACCCCGGCCCCGCGCACGTCGACTGA
- a CDS encoding diaminopimelate epimerase, with product MTAQPAASSPALPFTKGHGTENDFVLVPDLDGLRGLDDALVRRLADRRSGLGADGVIRVVRAAAADEADVRAQAGEAEWFMDYRNADGSLAEMCGNGTRVLAAYVRRERLVEGVEFALATRAGVKRVRVEGASPGGSYVEGERYAVNLGRWRVVDPGALAAAGHDALVAVRGLDPLPALSMDLGNPHTVVALPEDADLMALDLTTAPLVNPQPPAGTNVELAQPLGPGHLQMRVHERGVGETRSCGTGACATALAFMLWSGAPADNESWRVDLPGGTVQVTALPGGEVELLGPARLVADGQYHLT from the coding sequence GTGACCGCCCAGCCAGCCGCCTCGTCTCCCGCGCTGCCGTTCACCAAGGGCCACGGCACCGAGAACGACTTCGTGCTCGTCCCCGACCTGGACGGCCTGCGTGGGCTCGACGACGCCCTGGTTCGGCGGCTCGCCGACCGCCGGTCCGGCCTCGGCGCGGACGGCGTGATCCGGGTGGTGCGGGCGGCCGCGGCCGACGAGGCCGACGTGCGGGCCCAGGCCGGCGAGGCCGAGTGGTTCATGGACTACCGCAACGCCGACGGCTCGCTCGCCGAGATGTGCGGCAACGGGACGCGGGTGCTCGCCGCGTACGTGCGCCGCGAGCGCCTGGTCGAGGGTGTGGAGTTCGCGCTCGCCACGCGCGCGGGCGTGAAGCGGGTGCGGGTCGAGGGGGCCAGCCCGGGTGGGTCGTACGTCGAGGGGGAGCGGTACGCCGTGAACCTGGGCCGCTGGCGTGTCGTCGACCCGGGTGCGCTCGCGGCGGCGGGGCACGACGCGCTGGTCGCGGTGCGCGGGCTCGACCCGCTGCCGGCGCTGTCCATGGATCTCGGCAACCCGCACACGGTCGTCGCCCTGCCCGAGGACGCGGACCTGATGGCGCTGGACCTCACCACCGCGCCCCTGGTCAATCCCCAGCCGCCGGCGGGTACGAACGTGGAGCTGGCGCAGCCGCTCGGGCCCGGACACCTGCAGATGCGGGTCCACGAGCGCGGCGTAGGGGAGACCCGGTCGTGCGGGACGGGCGCCTGCGCGACGGCGCTGGCGTTCATGCTCTGGAGCGGCGCGCCGGCGGACAACGAGAGCTGGCGGGTCGACCTGCCCGGTGGCACGGTGCAGGTCACGGCGCTCCCGGGCGGCGAGGTGGAGCTGCTCGGCCCGGCCCGCCTGGTCGCGGACGGCCAGTACCACCTCACCTAG
- a CDS encoding methyltransferase, with the protein MTESSSRPALHAVGDAPAARQAEGSAAHYFSAQPSSAEERRQLSVRLAGRELPVWTANGVFSQDRLDLGTSVLLQEAPEPPARGNLLDLGCGWGPVALTMALLAPAATVWAVDVNERALALTEANARAHGLAGVRAVLPDDVPADVAFDAIWSNPPIRIGKAALHELLLQWLPRLAPDGTAYLVVQRNLGADSLLPWLAGTLGAGYAVEKYASAKGFRVLRVHRPAPAPLPDPA; encoded by the coding sequence ATGACCGAGTCCTCGTCCCGGCCGGCCCTGCACGCGGTCGGGGACGCTCCAGCGGCTCGGCAGGCGGAGGGTTCGGCGGCACACTACTTCAGCGCCCAGCCGAGCTCGGCGGAGGAGCGTCGTCAGCTCTCCGTGCGGCTGGCCGGACGCGAGCTGCCGGTGTGGACGGCCAACGGGGTGTTCTCCCAGGACCGGCTCGATCTCGGGACGTCGGTGCTGCTGCAGGAGGCACCCGAGCCCCCCGCGCGGGGGAACCTGTTGGATCTCGGCTGCGGCTGGGGCCCGGTCGCGTTGACGATGGCGTTGCTCGCGCCGGCCGCCACGGTGTGGGCGGTCGACGTCAACGAGCGCGCGCTGGCCCTGACGGAGGCGAACGCGCGGGCGCACGGGCTCGCGGGAGTGCGTGCCGTGCTGCCGGACGACGTGCCGGCGGACGTGGCGTTCGACGCGATCTGGTCCAACCCGCCGATCCGGATCGGGAAGGCCGCCCTGCATGAGCTGCTGCTGCAGTGGTTGCCACGGTTAGCACCCGACGGCACGGCGTACCTCGTCGTGCAGCGCAACCTCGGCGCCGACTCGCTACTGCCCTGGCTGGCGGGGACGTTGGGGGCGGGGTACGCCGTCGAGAAGTACGCCTCCGCCAAGGGTTTCCGCGTGCTGCGGGTCCACCGCCCGGCCCCGGCCCCTCTACCCGACCCGGCCTAA
- a CDS encoding 2-oxoacid:acceptor oxidoreductase family protein has product MLMGQLLAQAGMDDGRCVSWLPSYGPEMRGGTANCQVIVSDHDIPSPIIDDDATSAIIMNRPSLAKFAPRVAAGGQILVNSSLIADRVGRDDVQALYVPGNDIANELGDLKMTNMVILGAFVAATGCVSADAVLAALEHKLGERKGHLMAANRAAFARGAECALAAAPDAGALEAAVLATP; this is encoded by the coding sequence ATGCTGATGGGGCAGCTCCTCGCCCAGGCGGGGATGGACGACGGGCGGTGCGTCAGCTGGCTGCCGTCGTACGGTCCGGAGATGCGCGGCGGCACCGCGAACTGCCAGGTGATCGTCTCCGACCACGACATTCCTTCGCCGATCATCGACGACGACGCGACCAGCGCGATCATCATGAACCGGCCGTCGCTGGCGAAGTTCGCACCGCGCGTCGCCGCCGGGGGCCAGATCCTCGTGAACTCCTCGCTGATCGCGGACCGGGTGGGGCGCGACGACGTCCAGGCCCTGTACGTGCCCGGCAACGACATCGCCAACGAGCTCGGCGACCTCAAGATGACGAACATGGTGATCCTGGGCGCGTTCGTGGCGGCGACGGGCTGCGTCAGCGCGGACGCGGTGCTGGCCGCGCTGGAGCACAAGCTCGGCGAGCGCAAGGGGCACCTGATGGCGGCCAACCGGGCGGCGTTCGCCCGCGGGGCCGAGTGCGCGCTGGCGGCGGCGCCGGACGCTGGGGCGCTGGAAGCTGCAGTGCTGGCCACGCCGTAG
- a CDS encoding 2-oxoglutarate oxidoreductase, which translates to MTVVFDRTPGLTSAQTHYCPGCTHGIVHRLVAETLVELDVLGRTVGVAPVGCSVLAYDYFNCDMHEAAHGRAPAVATGIKRVLPDRVVFTYQGDGDLASIGTGEIVHAAHRGEKITTIFVNNAIYGMTGGQMAPTTLVGQRTTTSPTGRDAALTGYPLKMSEMLAQVPGAVFVERVSVHNPVYVRKAKKAIRRAFEVQLAGEGFGIVEVLSTCPTNWGLEPTAALGWLEENMIPYYPLGNLRDPGKREG; encoded by the coding sequence ATGACCGTGGTCTTCGACCGTACGCCGGGGCTGACCAGCGCTCAGACGCACTACTGCCCGGGCTGCACGCACGGGATCGTGCACCGGCTGGTCGCCGAGACGCTCGTCGAACTCGACGTCCTGGGCCGCACCGTCGGCGTGGCGCCGGTGGGCTGCTCGGTGCTCGCGTACGACTACTTCAACTGCGACATGCACGAGGCCGCCCACGGGCGTGCCCCGGCCGTGGCGACGGGGATCAAGCGGGTGCTGCCGGACCGGGTCGTCTTCACGTACCAGGGCGACGGCGACCTCGCCTCGATCGGCACCGGCGAGATCGTGCACGCCGCGCACCGCGGCGAGAAGATCACGACGATCTTCGTCAACAACGCGATCTACGGGATGACCGGCGGGCAGATGGCTCCGACGACCCTGGTCGGGCAGCGTACGACCACCTCGCCGACGGGGCGGGACGCCGCGCTGACCGGCTACCCGCTGAAGATGTCGGAGATGCTCGCGCAGGTGCCGGGCGCGGTGTTCGTCGAGCGGGTCTCGGTGCACAACCCCGTCTACGTGCGCAAGGCCAAGAAGGCGATCCGGCGGGCGTTCGAGGTCCAGCTGGCGGGCGAGGGCTTCGGCATCGTCGAGGTGCTCTCCACCTGTCCGACCAACTGGGGGCTGGAGCCGACCGCCGCGCTGGGTTGGCTGGAGGAGAACATGATTCCCTACTACCCGCTCGGGAACCTGCGCGATCCGGGCAAGCGGGAGGGCTGA
- a CDS encoding 3-methyl-2-oxobutanoate dehydrogenase subunit VorB, which produces MPKTLMKGNEVIGAAAINAGCRYFFGYPITPQTELPEYMAAHLPDAGGVFVQAESEVAAINMVYGASGSGARVMTSSSSPGIALKQEGISYIAGAELPCVIVNIVRGGPGLGGIQPAQSDYNQATRGGGDGDYKLLVYAPASLQEMADLVQVAFDKADYYRNPVMIIADGMLGQMMEPVELHEHQPTMELPPKDWAATGTEGKRPPNIINSLYLKPEELEEHIHGLFRKYEEMREREVLAERYHLEPDRGAKVAIVAYGTTARICKSAIELLEAEGISAGLLRPITLFPYPMDEFTSLPDSVEHLLVVEMSMGQMIDDVRIANEGRLPIHFVGRTGGMIPSPKLVADKVRQILAGSQPEGGAR; this is translated from the coding sequence ATGCCTAAGACGCTGATGAAGGGCAACGAGGTCATCGGCGCGGCGGCGATCAACGCCGGCTGCCGATACTTCTTCGGCTACCCCATCACCCCCCAGACCGAGCTGCCCGAATACATGGCCGCGCACCTGCCCGACGCCGGCGGCGTCTTCGTGCAGGCGGAGTCCGAGGTCGCGGCGATCAACATGGTGTACGGCGCGTCGGGCAGCGGCGCGCGCGTCATGACCAGTTCGTCCTCGCCGGGGATCGCTCTGAAGCAGGAGGGCATCTCCTACATCGCCGGGGCCGAGCTGCCCTGCGTCATCGTCAACATCGTCCGCGGCGGGCCCGGACTCGGCGGCATCCAGCCCGCCCAGTCGGACTACAACCAGGCCACCCGCGGCGGCGGCGACGGGGACTACAAGCTGTTGGTCTACGCCCCGGCCAGCCTGCAGGAGATGGCCGACCTGGTGCAGGTCGCCTTCGACAAGGCCGACTACTACCGCAACCCGGTGATGATCATCGCCGACGGCATGCTCGGCCAGATGATGGAACCGGTCGAGCTGCACGAGCACCAGCCGACCATGGAGCTGCCGCCCAAGGACTGGGCCGCGACCGGCACCGAGGGCAAGCGCCCGCCGAACATCATCAACTCGCTCTATCTCAAGCCCGAGGAGTTGGAGGAACACATCCACGGGCTGTTCCGCAAGTACGAGGAGATGCGCGAGCGGGAGGTCTTGGCGGAGCGCTATCACCTGGAGCCGGACCGGGGCGCCAAGGTCGCGATCGTCGCCTACGGGACGACGGCCCGGATCTGCAAGAGCGCCATCGAGCTGCTGGAGGCCGAGGGCATCAGCGCCGGGCTGCTGCGGCCGATCACGCTCTTCCCGTACCCCATGGACGAGTTCACGTCGCTGCCGGACAGCGTCGAGCACCTCCTCGTGGTGGAGATGAGCATGGGCCAGATGATCGACGACGTCCGCATCGCCAACGAGGGGCGGCTGCCCATCCACTTCGTCGGGCGCACCGGGGGCATGATCCCCAGCCCGAAGCTCGTCGCCGATAAGGTTCGCCAGATTCTCGCCGGATCCCAGCCCGAAGGAGGCGCGCGATGA
- a CDS encoding 4Fe-4S binding protein, with translation MATKGTVTFDHDVCKGCGLCVSACGVHILALDEGAINAKGYHPVTVTDPEKCNGCANCAVMCPDEGIVVAKEKVARAEATHA, from the coding sequence ATGGCGACCAAGGGAACGGTGACGTTCGATCACGACGTGTGCAAGGGCTGCGGCCTGTGCGTGTCCGCCTGCGGGGTGCACATCTTGGCCCTCGACGAGGGCGCGATCAACGCCAAGGGCTACCACCCGGTGACGGTGACCGACCCGGAGAAGTGCAACGGCTGCGCCAACTGCGCGGTCATGTGCCCGGACGAGGGCATCGTCGTGGCCAAGGAAAAGGTGGCGCGGGCGGAGGCGACCCATGCCTAA